A single genomic interval of Peromyscus leucopus breed LL Stock chromosome 7, UCI_PerLeu_2.1, whole genome shotgun sequence harbors:
- the Hemk1 gene encoding LOW QUALITY PROTEIN: MTRF1L release factor glutamine methyltransferase (The sequence of the model RefSeq protein was modified relative to this genomic sequence to represent the inferred CDS: inserted 1 base in 1 codon), with protein sequence MKLWGRILWTLLSGPRGRTGASQGWSFNSWKLHSSLTGLLSATGVVSQWTQVFEERGIPEARESSEYIVAHVLGAKTFQSLKPELWTKPLTPKQLQCIQELCSHRLQRMPVQYILGEWDFQGLSLKMVPPVFIPRPETEELVEWVLGEVAQRPPAVGAQGGPLILEVGCGSGAIALSLLSQLPESRVIAVDKEEAAVSLTRENAQRLQLQDRIRIIPLDVTSEECWTHLLPWGPVDLVVSNPPYIFHKDMEELAPEICSYEDXVALDGGEEGMDIITHILTLAPRLLSASGSIFLEVDPRHPELVRRWLQSRPDLHLSLVAVREDFCGRLRFLHVQKSAP encoded by the exons ATGAAGCTTTGGGGGCGAATACTTTGGACCCTTCTATCTGGTCCCAGGGGAAGGACGGGAGCCTCCCAGGGTTGGTCCTTCAACTCATGGAAGCTTCATTCATCTCTGACTGGACTGTTGAGTGCCACAGGGGTGGTCAGCCAGTGGACACAGGTCTTTGAGGAAAGAGGTATCCCAGAGGCCCGGGAATCCAGTGAGTACATCGTGGCTCATGTCCTTGGAGCCAAAACA TTTCAGAGCCTGAAACCAGAACTTTGGACCAAGCCACTGACCCCTAAACAACTGCAGTGCATCCAGGAACTGTGTAGCCATCGATTACAGAG GATGCCGGTGCAGTATATCCTTGGGGAGTGGGACTTTCAGGGGCTCAGTCTGAAGATGGTACCCCCAGTGTTTATTCCACGGCCAGAGACGGAA GAACTTGTTGAATGGGTTTTAGGGGAAGTGGCCCAGCGACCCCCTGCAGTGGGAGCCCAAGGTGGTCCCCTCATTCTGGAGGTGGGCTGTGGATCAGGAGCCATTGCCCTCAGCCTGCTGAGTCAGCTCCCTGAG AGTCGAGTCATTGCTGTGGATAAGGAAGAAGCTGCTGTTAGTCTGACCCGTGAGAATGCGCAGAG GCTTCAGCTGCAGGACAGGATTCGGATCATTCCCCTTGATGTGACCTCAG AAGAGTGCTGGACACACCTTTTGCCCTGGGGCCCTGTGGACTTGGTGGTCAGTAACCCTCCCTACATCTTCCACAAGGACATGGAAGAGCTGGCCCCAGAGATCTGCAG ttaTGAAG CCGTGGCCCTGGATGgtggtgaggaaggcatggaCATCATTACCCACATCTTGACCTTGGCACCCCGGCTCTTGAGTGCCTCTGG AAGCATCTTCTTAGAAGTGGACCCAAGGCACCCAGAGCTTGTCAGGCGCTGGCTTCAGAGCCGGCCGGACCTGCACCTTAGTCTTGTGGCCGTACGTGAAGACTTCTGTGGGAG GCTCCGTTTCCTGCATGTCCAGAAGTCTGCACCATAG